From Mucilaginibacter inviolabilis, a single genomic window includes:
- a CDS encoding DUF5686 and carboxypeptidase-like regulatory domain-containing protein, with translation MDFKNFYKSLFLLILFFSASSLFAQTTVITGTVTDASNKQTLPYVVVSFTGTTTGVATDNNGKYRLSTTNATLKQIKISFLGYKDAFLPVEPGKEQVINVKLFPSAKQLNEVVIKSGKKPKYRNKDNPAVELIRKVIENKPKNRPEAYDYVEYREYDKMMFGFINVSAAFSDRKFFKKYKFIIDNRDSTILPGKSILPVYLDEKLSQNYYRKNPEKKREVILGQRGVNFGPAVDNEGVKQYFKHLYNNVDIYGNDIFLITSQFLSPISNNSPNYYKFFITDTITDAKNQKLVELSFTPRNDNDVLFEGMIYITLDGNYAVQKAVLKINKHININFIRSMEVDLDFEQNPDNRYHLSRSNTIAEFGATKKEGKSGLLGMRTITYGNYVVNHPLPDTAYTKQSEESADEAKTRPASFWEHNRLDTLTKAESKVYKNVDSLRNMPSYKRTVDIATLLLAGYKGFGKFEIGPANTFYSFNPVEGLRLRLGGRTTPELSKRYYFETYAAYGFKDKQWKYFLSATYSLNNKSIYKFPQNYIRASYQKDTKIPGANLQFVQEDNFLLSFKRGTNDKYLYNDFYRLDYVHELENHLSFAGGFKNWKQMPAGSLYFNNIVDGQPNVVHSLTTTELTGSIRWAPHEEFYQGKIYRVPIPNPYPAIELDYASGVKGLFNGEYNYQKLDFRIDKRLYLSQLGYSDLNISAGKIFGQVPFPLLTIHQANQTYAYDIDSYNLMNFLEFASDRYASFRIDHHFSGFFFNKIPLLRKLKWRETFSAKVLYGGISDKNNPNIHPSLYQLPIDANGLPITYALGKTPYVEGSVGVENIFKFIRVDYVRRFNYLDHPDVPRDGIRVRVKFDF, from the coding sequence ATGGATTTTAAAAATTTTTATAAAAGTTTATTTCTTTTAATACTCTTTTTTTCTGCTTCATCATTATTTGCGCAAACTACTGTTATAACCGGTACGGTTACAGATGCCAGTAATAAACAAACACTCCCCTATGTTGTGGTTTCGTTTACAGGCACTACAACCGGTGTAGCAACCGATAATAATGGTAAATACCGACTTTCGACCACAAACGCTACACTTAAGCAAATAAAAATTTCCTTTTTAGGTTATAAAGATGCTTTTTTACCTGTGGAGCCGGGCAAAGAGCAGGTCATCAATGTAAAGCTTTTTCCTTCGGCCAAGCAATTGAACGAAGTGGTTATCAAATCGGGAAAAAAACCTAAATATCGTAACAAAGATAATCCTGCTGTAGAGTTGATACGCAAGGTTATTGAAAACAAACCTAAAAACCGCCCCGAGGCTTATGACTACGTAGAATACCGCGAATATGATAAAATGATGTTCGGGTTCATCAACGTATCAGCAGCATTTTCAGACAGGAAGTTCTTCAAAAAATATAAATTCATCATCGATAACCGGGACAGTACCATCTTACCTGGAAAATCAATATTGCCGGTTTATCTCGATGAAAAATTATCACAGAATTACTACCGCAAAAACCCCGAAAAGAAACGCGAAGTTATTTTGGGCCAACGTGGTGTAAACTTCGGTCCGGCAGTTGATAATGAAGGTGTTAAACAATATTTTAAGCACCTATACAACAACGTTGATATTTATGGCAATGATATATTCTTGATCACCAGTCAGTTTTTAAGTCCGATATCCAATAACTCGCCAAATTATTACAAGTTTTTCATTACCGATACCATTACCGATGCCAAGAACCAGAAATTGGTTGAGTTAAGCTTTACTCCCCGAAACGATAACGACGTACTTTTTGAAGGGATGATATATATTACCCTTGATGGTAATTATGCGGTACAAAAAGCGGTATTGAAGATTAACAAACACATTAACATCAACTTTATACGTTCGATGGAGGTTGACCTGGATTTTGAACAAAACCCCGACAACCGTTACCACCTGAGCCGGAGCAATACCATAGCCGAGTTTGGCGCCACCAAAAAAGAGGGTAAAAGCGGATTGCTGGGTATGCGAACCATTACGTACGGAAATTATGTGGTGAATCATCCCCTACCTGATACGGCTTATACAAAACAATCAGAAGAATCGGCAGACGAAGCTAAAACCCGACCAGCCTCATTCTGGGAGCATAACCGCCTGGATACTTTAACAAAGGCAGAATCCAAAGTTTACAAGAATGTAGATAGCTTAAGGAACATGCCATCATATAAGCGTACGGTAGATATTGCTACTCTGTTGCTTGCAGGTTATAAAGGTTTTGGCAAATTTGAGATCGGCCCAGCCAATACCTTCTATAGCTTTAACCCGGTTGAAGGTTTACGCCTGCGGCTTGGTGGTCGTACCACGCCGGAGTTAAGCAAGCGCTATTACTTTGAAACCTACGCCGCTTATGGTTTTAAGGATAAGCAATGGAAATACTTTTTAAGTGCCACGTATTCGCTTAACAATAAGTCTATTTATAAATTCCCGCAAAATTACATCAGGGCAAGTTATCAGAAAGACACTAAAATACCGGGTGCAAACCTTCAGTTTGTACAGGAAGATAACTTTTTGCTATCCTTTAAACGGGGTACAAATGATAAATACCTGTATAATGATTTTTATCGCCTGGATTATGTGCACGAGCTGGAGAATCACTTATCCTTTGCAGGAGGCTTTAAAAACTGGAAACAGATGCCGGCCGGTTCATTATATTTCAACAATATTGTTGATGGACAGCCCAATGTGGTACACTCTTTAACCACTACCGAACTTACCGGAAGTATCCGCTGGGCGCCACATGAGGAGTTTTATCAGGGTAAAATTTACCGTGTACCAATTCCTAATCCTTATCCCGCTATTGAATTGGATTATGCCTCGGGTGTTAAAGGTTTGTTTAATGGGGAGTATAACTATCAGAAACTTGATTTCAGGATAGACAAACGTTTATATCTGTCGCAATTGGGTTATTCAGACTTGAATATCTCGGCTGGTAAAATATTCGGACAGGTACCGTTCCCGTTATTAACCATCCACCAGGCCAACCAGACTTATGCTTATGATATCGATTCTTATAACCTGATGAACTTTTTGGAGTTTGCCAGTGACAGATACGCAAGCTTCCGGATAGATCATCACTTTAGCGGTTTCTTTTTCAATAAAATACCGTTGCTGCGGAAATTAAAATGGCGTGAGACTTTTTCGGCAAAAGTATTGTACGGTGGCATCAGCGATAAAAACAATCCAAACATTCATCCGTCATTATACCAGTTACCGATTGATGCTAATGGCTTACCAATCACTTATGCCCTGGGTAAAACACCTTATGTGGAAGGTAGTGTTGGTGTCGAAAATATATTTAAATTTATACGGGTTGATTACGTAAGGCGATTTAATTATCTGGATCACCCCGATGTACCGCGTGATGGTATCCGTGTACGTGTTAAATTTGATTTTTAA
- a CDS encoding inositol-3-phosphate synthase: MKISPAEGKLGILIPGLGAVATTLIAGVEAVKKGISQPIGSLTQMGHIRLGKRTENRNPKIKDFVPLANLGDVVFGGWDVYEDNVYEAAANAKVLELGLLNSVKSELESIKPMKAAFDKNYAKNLNGTHVKQGTRYELAQQVMEDIKNFKEQNGLDRVVLVWCGSTEIYYEASAIHQTLAAFEQALLDDDKLIAPSMIYAYAALKLGVPFANGAPNLTVDIPALIELSKETQTPIAGKDFKTGQTLMKTILAPGLAARSLGVHGWFSTNILGNRDGLVLDDPDNFKTKEVSKLGVLEDIFKPEENKELYGEIYHKIRINYYPPHGDNKESWDNIDIFGWLGYKMQIKINFLCRDSILAAPIALDLALFCDLAKRANMSGIQEWLSFYLKSPQTAEGLRPENDIFKQLIKLENTLRYMMGEDLITHLGLDYYEEAYAEA; encoded by the coding sequence ATGAAAATTTCACCCGCCGAAGGCAAACTGGGTATCCTTATCCCAGGTTTAGGAGCTGTGGCCACTACACTGATTGCCGGTGTTGAAGCAGTAAAAAAAGGTATCTCACAACCCATAGGTTCACTTACCCAAATGGGCCATATTCGTTTAGGTAAAAGAACGGAGAACCGTAATCCTAAAATCAAAGATTTTGTACCATTGGCCAATCTGGGAGATGTAGTTTTTGGCGGATGGGATGTTTATGAAGATAACGTTTATGAAGCTGCAGCAAATGCCAAAGTTCTGGAGCTGGGATTACTAAACTCTGTAAAATCTGAGTTGGAATCCATTAAACCAATGAAAGCGGCATTTGATAAAAACTACGCTAAAAATCTGAACGGCACACACGTAAAACAAGGTACCCGTTATGAACTCGCTCAACAGGTTATGGAAGATATCAAAAACTTCAAAGAGCAAAACGGGCTGGACAGAGTTGTTCTGGTTTGGTGTGGTTCTACCGAAATTTATTATGAGGCATCAGCTATACACCAAACACTGGCTGCTTTTGAGCAAGCTTTGCTTGACGATGATAAATTGATTGCGCCGAGTATGATCTATGCATACGCGGCTTTAAAACTAGGTGTACCATTTGCTAATGGAGCTCCTAACCTAACAGTTGATATCCCCGCGTTAATTGAACTTTCAAAAGAAACTCAAACCCCAATTGCCGGTAAAGATTTCAAAACCGGACAAACTTTAATGAAAACTATCCTGGCTCCTGGCCTGGCTGCACGTTCATTGGGCGTACACGGTTGGTTTTCCACCAATATATTAGGTAACCGCGATGGTTTGGTACTGGATGATCCGGATAACTTTAAAACCAAAGAGGTATCTAAATTAGGTGTTCTGGAAGATATTTTTAAACCTGAAGAAAACAAGGAGCTTTACGGCGAGATCTATCACAAAATCCGTATTAACTACTACCCTCCGCACGGTGATAACAAAGAAAGCTGGGATAATATTGATATTTTTGGTTGGTTAGGTTACAAAATGCAAATCAAGATTAACTTCCTTTGCCGCGATTCTATCCTGGCTGCCCCTATCGCCCTTGACCTCGCTTTATTCTGTGATCTGGCAAAAAGAGCCAATATGAGCGGTATCCAGGAATGGTTGTCGTTTTATCTGAAATCGCCTCAAACAGCCGAAGGCCTTCGTCCGGAGAACGATATATTTAAACAGCTCATCAAGCTAGAAAACACTTTGCGTTACATGATGGGTGAAGATCTCATAACTCATCTGGGTTTAGATTATTATGAAGAGGCTTACGCCGAAGCATAA
- a CDS encoding NAD-dependent epimerase/dehydratase family protein — protein MKQRVLITGASGFVGYHLIEEALQNDLEVYAAVRKTSNIDHLKHFPISYVQLSYKDISTLKQQLTDIKPDYIIHAAGVTSARSQAEYNHINATYTHHLATAAADVCTGLQKFVLIGSLAAIGPLNTLTGIITETTPPAPVTAYGRSKLLAEEQLRTVENLNYTVLRPTAVYGPRDTGIFIFFKQVVKGLEPYIGKAQQKLSFIYVKDVAKAAIKALYGGNHQTYNLSDGNFYDKYELGNLTKEILRITTFKFHLPVNFVKIIAAISEKVSSLRNKAAVVNIEKIDELMAVNWYCDNESAKSDLGFYPAYNLKTGLTETLTWYKANKWL, from the coding sequence ATGAAACAACGGGTTTTAATAACCGGTGCAAGTGGTTTTGTTGGATATCACTTAATTGAGGAAGCGTTACAAAATGATTTGGAGGTTTATGCAGCAGTGCGCAAAACCAGTAATATTGATCACCTAAAACACTTTCCTATCAGTTATGTACAGCTCAGTTATAAAGACATTTCTACGCTAAAACAGCAGCTTACCGATATTAAGCCCGATTACATCATTCATGCAGCTGGCGTTACCTCTGCCCGCTCGCAAGCCGAATACAATCATATCAACGCTACTTATACACACCACCTGGCAACGGCAGCAGCCGATGTTTGTACTGGCTTACAAAAGTTTGTGTTGATAGGTAGTTTGGCTGCCATTGGTCCGCTTAATACATTAACCGGCATCATAACCGAAACCACTCCCCCCGCCCCGGTAACGGCTTACGGTCGCAGCAAATTATTGGCCGAGGAACAGTTAAGAACTGTTGAAAATTTAAATTATACTGTACTACGCCCTACCGCAGTTTACGGACCAAGGGATACTGGTATATTTATTTTTTTTAAACAAGTAGTAAAGGGACTTGAACCCTATATTGGCAAAGCCCAGCAAAAGCTAAGTTTTATCTACGTAAAAGATGTAGCTAAGGCCGCCATAAAAGCCTTATATGGTGGTAATCATCAAACCTATAACCTGAGCGACGGGAACTTTTATGACAAATACGAGTTAGGCAACCTGACCAAAGAGATTTTGCGTATAACTACCTTTAAATTTCATTTGCCTGTAAATTTTGTAAAAATAATAGCAGCCATATCAGAAAAAGTAAGTTCTTTGAGAAATAAAGCAGCCGTAGTGAATATCGAAAAGATAGATGAGCTTATGGCCGTAAACTGGTATTGCGACAACGAAAGTGCAAAATCAGATCTGGGTTTTTATCCGGCTTATAATCTAAAAACGGGTTTAACCGAAACACTAACCTGGTATAAAGCCAACAAGTGGCTTTGA
- a CDS encoding GNAT family N-acetyltransferase: MIKIVTVNSKKELASFIDFPHDLYQDDPNYVPELFIAQRDLLTIHPFHKHNQVQTFLAYDGDKIVGRIAAILNNAHNKFNSTNDGFFGFFDCINNKEVATTLFNTVTDWLKQKGVTEKLIGPVNFSTNEPCGLLIEGFDSPPFLMQTYNAPYYTDLIDGFGFTKNADLIAWHWDDKSYDDKSVRLLNALEERLKRSNIVIRTLNMKKFKEEAVKLREVYNSAWDHNEGFVPLSDDEYDYLAKDLKLILDPDFVLVAEQEGKIVAFGLALPNYNEIFKKIKRGRLLPTGIFKLLFGRKKIQSLRIYALGVIEGYRKMGIEACLYGTIIKEYKRKGMKQAEAGWTLEHNDMVNRAIEAINGNPYKKYRLYEKAI; the protein is encoded by the coding sequence ATGATAAAAATTGTAACTGTTAATTCGAAAAAAGAATTAGCTTCATTTATTGATTTTCCACATGATTTGTATCAGGACGATCCAAACTACGTCCCGGAATTGTTCATAGCTCAGCGCGACTTATTAACCATACACCCTTTTCATAAGCATAATCAGGTACAAACCTTTTTAGCTTATGATGGTGATAAGATTGTGGGTCGCATTGCAGCTATACTCAATAATGCACACAATAAGTTCAATAGTACCAACGATGGTTTTTTTGGCTTTTTTGATTGCATTAATAACAAAGAGGTAGCAACAACACTTTTTAATACCGTTACCGATTGGCTTAAACAAAAAGGAGTAACCGAAAAATTGATAGGCCCTGTTAATTTTTCAACCAACGAACCCTGCGGTTTATTAATAGAAGGCTTTGACAGTCCGCCGTTTTTGATGCAAACCTATAATGCTCCCTACTATACTGATTTGATAGACGGGTTTGGTTTTACTAAAAATGCCGATTTGATTGCCTGGCACTGGGACGATAAAAGTTACGACGATAAATCAGTACGTTTATTAAACGCGTTAGAAGAGCGTTTAAAGCGCAGTAATATCGTAATCCGTACATTAAACATGAAAAAGTTTAAAGAGGAAGCTGTAAAACTACGTGAAGTTTATAACTCGGCCTGGGATCATAACGAAGGATTTGTTCCTTTAAGTGATGATGAATATGATTACCTAGCAAAGGATCTTAAACTAATACTCGATCCGGATTTTGTGCTGGTTGCTGAACAGGAAGGAAAAATAGTTGCCTTTGGGTTGGCTCTGCCCAATTACAACGAAATATTTAAGAAAATTAAACGCGGCCGTTTGTTGCCAACAGGCATTTTCAAATTGCTCTTTGGCCGAAAGAAAATACAGAGTTTGCGCATATACGCGCTCGGCGTTATTGAGGGCTATCGTAAAATGGGGATTGAAGCCTGTTTATATGGTACCATTATCAAAGAATACAAACGCAAAGGCATGAAACAGGCCGAAGCCGGCTGGACCCTGGAGCACAACGATATGGTGAACCGTGCCATAGAAGCTATAAATGGCAACCCGTATAAAAAATACAGGCTATACGAAAAGGCCATATGA
- the spt gene encoding serine palmitoyltransferase gives MVKKLHGKIAEFQVANMLREKGLYPYFRPIESAQDTEVIIDNKRVLMFGSNSYLGLTNHPKIKEASKKAIDKYGTGCAGSRFLNGTLDIHIELENRLANYVGKEATVLLSTGYQVNLGVLSCITGRNDYIILDEYDHASIIDGSRLSFSKVIKYAHNDMDDLQRKLSILPEEAVKVIAVDGIFSMEGDIVKLPEIVKLADEFGANIMVDDAHSLGVIGHKGAGTASHFNLTEDVDLIMGTFSKSLASLGGFIAADKDTIDYIKHRARSLMFSASMPPGSVASVIAALDIIESEPERIQKLWDNTNYAQKLLLEEGFDLGPTESPILPIYVRDNEKTFLVTKYLQAAGVFVNPVVSPAVPSDSSLLRFSLMATHTFAQIDEAVEKLSKAFKEVGVSAASVKENI, from the coding sequence ATGGTTAAAAAACTACATGGGAAAATCGCCGAGTTCCAGGTTGCAAATATGCTCCGGGAGAAGGGATTGTATCCTTATTTCAGGCCTATTGAGTCTGCTCAGGACACTGAAGTAATAATAGATAACAAAAGGGTGTTAATGTTTGGTTCCAATTCCTACTTAGGGCTAACCAATCACCCAAAGATTAAAGAAGCTTCGAAGAAGGCAATTGACAAATACGGCACAGGCTGTGCCGGCTCACGTTTTTTGAATGGTACACTTGATATTCATATCGAGTTAGAGAACAGGCTTGCCAACTATGTTGGTAAAGAAGCCACCGTTTTGCTCAGCACTGGTTACCAGGTTAATCTGGGTGTGCTTTCCTGCATTACAGGCCGTAATGATTATATTATATTAGATGAATATGATCATGCTTCTATCATTGACGGTAGCAGATTATCATTTTCAAAAGTGATCAAATACGCCCATAATGATATGGACGATCTTCAGCGTAAATTGAGCATACTGCCCGAAGAGGCGGTGAAGGTTATCGCTGTTGATGGTATATTCAGTATGGAGGGCGACATTGTTAAATTGCCGGAGATAGTTAAACTGGCAGACGAGTTTGGCGCCAACATTATGGTTGACGACGCGCACAGTTTAGGTGTTATTGGCCATAAAGGTGCCGGTACTGCATCTCACTTTAACCTTACCGAAGATGTTGACCTCATCATGGGTACATTCAGCAAATCGCTGGCATCATTAGGCGGTTTTATTGCTGCTGATAAAGATACTATTGATTATATCAAACATCGTGCACGTTCATTAATGTTTAGTGCCAGCATGCCTCCGGGTTCAGTTGCCAGTGTAATTGCGGCTTTGGATATCATTGAATCTGAGCCTGAGCGTATCCAAAAACTTTGGGACAATACCAATTACGCGCAAAAACTTTTACTGGAAGAAGGTTTTGATCTTGGCCCTACAGAAAGCCCGATATTACCTATCTATGTACGTGATAACGAAAAAACCTTCCTGGTAACCAAATATCTGCAAGCAGCAGGCGTATTTGTTAACCCGGTGGTTTCGCCAGCTGTACCTTCAGATTCATCATTACTGCGTTTTTCATTAATGGCTACCCATACCTTTGCTCAAATTGACGAAGCCGTTGAAAAACTTTCAAAAGCATTTAAAGAAGTTGGTGTATCTGCAGCTTCTGTTAAAGAAAATATCTAA
- a CDS encoding TolC family protein — MKKNKYLVFFITIALTLILHSTTWSQTVADSINGPVSLKQCVEFALRNQPAVRQASIDEQINEKDIRIGLSAWLPQVTGTGIYNYYFQGTPQSGASGANFPGSSGIRNLSTLGLQLNQVIYNNDVLLAAKTAKYSRQYYKQNTLSSQINVVSDVSKAFFDVLLSQKQLNITNEDITRLQRSLKDAYNRYQAGVSDKTDYKQATISLNNSLATRKQTEEAIKSKTAYLKQIMGIGGSKDLALSYDSTRYEQAAVIDTNQQLDVNNRIEYRLLQTNKVLQNINVNYYRYGFLPSLSAIGSYNRAYFSHDFSDLYKQAYPTSYAGLTLNLPIFLGTKRLQNLSKAKLQVERTDLDLENSKNTINTEYVQALANYKSNYTSYQLIRQNVDLAKDVYKVVSLQYREGVKTYLDVIVSQSDLRTAELNYYNALFQLLSSKIDLQKALGTLNVE; from the coding sequence ATGAAAAAAAATAAGTATCTAGTATTTTTTATCACAATCGCCTTAACATTAATTTTACATTCAACGACCTGGTCACAAACTGTTGCTGATAGTATTAACGGTCCTGTTTCCTTAAAACAATGTGTCGAATTCGCCTTGCGAAACCAACCTGCTGTACGCCAGGCTTCTATTGATGAGCAAATTAACGAAAAAGACATCAGGATCGGACTTTCGGCCTGGTTACCACAAGTTACCGGTACAGGTATATATAACTATTATTTCCAGGGTACTCCGCAGTCCGGGGCATCTGGTGCCAACTTTCCGGGCAGTTCGGGTATCCGAAACCTTTCTACACTGGGGTTACAGTTAAATCAGGTTATTTATAATAATGATGTATTGCTGGCAGCCAAAACAGCTAAATATTCCCGTCAATATTATAAACAAAATACCCTCAGCAGTCAGATCAATGTAGTTTCTGATGTAAGCAAAGCATTTTTTGATGTATTGCTTTCCCAAAAACAGTTGAACATCACCAACGAGGATATCACCCGCTTGCAAAGGAGCCTGAAAGATGCCTATAACAGGTATCAGGCTGGGGTATCTGACAAAACAGATTATAAACAGGCCACCATATCGCTTAACAATTCGTTGGCCACACGCAAACAAACCGAAGAGGCTATCAAAAGTAAAACGGCCTATTTAAAACAGATCATGGGCATCGGCGGATCAAAAGACCTGGCGCTGTCTTATGATTCAACGCGTTATGAACAGGCGGCCGTGATTGACACCAATCAACAGTTAGATGTAAACAATCGTATTGAATACCGTTTGCTGCAAACCAATAAAGTGCTGCAAAATATTAATGTGAATTACTACAGATATGGATTTTTACCATCCTTATCAGCTATAGGTAGCTATAACCGGGCTTATTTTAGTCATGATTTTTCCGATCTGTATAAGCAGGCGTATCCAACAAGTTATGCCGGTCTTACTTTAAACCTTCCTATTTTCCTGGGGACAAAGCGCCTGCAAAATCTGAGCAAGGCAAAATTGCAGGTTGAACGTACCGATCTTGATCTGGAAAACAGTAAAAACACTATCAATACCGAGTACGTGCAGGCATTAGCCAATTACAAGAGCAATTACACCAGTTACCAGCTGATCAGGCAGAATGTTGACCTGGCTAAAGATGTATATAAAGTAGTAAGCCTGCAGTATCGCGAAGGTGTTAAAACTTATCTTGATGTTATTGTATCTCAATCAGACCTGCGAACTGCAGAGTTAAACTATTATAACGCTTTGTTCCAATTGTTATCGAGCAAAATAGATCTGCAAAAAGCTTTGGGAACATTGAATGTTGAATAA
- a CDS encoding efflux RND transporter periplasmic adaptor subunit: MKNRYIYWLAPAALLALASCKGKSGQQNAPLPPTPVNLTEAKKAEAIYYDQFQGTVVSVNTTELRSQVPGFVTGIFFKEGDVVQKGKVLYEIDKRKYVAAYQQAEANVLSAQANLVKAQKDIDRYNMLLKNDAIARQTVDQASAAFETSKADVAVAKAALASARTDLSYATITAPFTGRIGISQVRLGSQVTAGSTLLNTISAEHPMGVDVVVNEQDIQRFYKLQQASSDTTFKLQMSDGVTTYNKPGKVLAIDRGVNNQTGTIKVRIQFPNEDGILKDGMSCVLKVLNNQSGDRVQIPYKAITEQMGEFFVFVSKDTSFVDTTKNNEKVEALIAKQHKVLLGPRVGTDVVIMSGIEPGDKVVTEGFQRLRDGGKIVLGDPSKAPAPGQGAPAQGKQQGK; encoded by the coding sequence ATGAAAAACAGATATATATACTGGTTAGCCCCTGCGGCCTTATTGGCTTTAGCTTCTTGCAAAGGTAAAAGCGGACAACAAAATGCCCCACTACCACCAACTCCTGTGAATTTAACCGAAGCTAAAAAGGCTGAGGCTATTTATTATGATCAGTTCCAGGGTACGGTTGTTTCTGTGAATACCACCGAGCTCAGAAGTCAGGTGCCTGGTTTTGTAACCGGCATATTTTTTAAAGAAGGTGATGTGGTGCAGAAGGGGAAGGTATTATATGAAATTGATAAACGTAAATACGTAGCGGCTTACCAACAGGCAGAAGCTAATGTATTGAGTGCACAAGCCAACCTGGTTAAAGCACAAAAAGATATCGACCGTTATAATATGCTGTTGAAGAACGATGCGATCGCCCGCCAAACTGTTGATCAGGCTTCTGCAGCTTTTGAAACAAGCAAGGCTGACGTCGCTGTGGCTAAAGCGGCTTTAGCATCAGCACGTACCGATCTTTCTTATGCTACTATTACGGCGCCATTTACCGGTCGTATTGGTATATCACAGGTAAGGCTGGGTTCGCAGGTAACAGCAGGTTCTACCTTATTGAACACCATATCTGCCGAACATCCAATGGGAGTTGATGTAGTGGTGAACGAACAGGATATTCAACGTTTTTATAAATTACAACAAGCTAGTAGTGATACCACTTTTAAGCTGCAGATGTCTGATGGCGTAACCACCTATAATAAACCAGGTAAGGTTTTGGCTATTGACCGTGGTGTTAATAATCAAACCGGTACCATTAAAGTAAGGATCCAGTTTCCAAATGAAGATGGTATATTAAAAGATGGTATGAGCTGTGTGCTTAAAGTACTTAACAATCAATCTGGTGATAGGGTACAGATTCCTTATAAAGCCATTACCGAGCAAATGGGTGAGTTTTTTGTATTTGTAAGTAAGGACACATCTTTTGTAGATACTACTAAAAATAACGAAAAGGTAGAGGCGCTCATTGCCAAACAACATAAAGTTCTTTTAGGTCCGCGTGTGGGTACCGATGTAGTGATCATGAGTGGTATTGAGCCTGGTGATAAAGTGGTTACTGAGGGTTTCCAGCGTTTACGCGATGGTGGCAAAATTGTATTGGGCGATCCGTCTAAAGCGCCTGCCCCGGGTCAGGGAGCACCAGCACAGGGAAAACAACAAGGAAAGTAA